A single genomic interval of Gossypium raimondii isolate GPD5lz chromosome 11, ASM2569854v1, whole genome shotgun sequence harbors:
- the LOC105804361 gene encoding uncharacterized protein LOC105804361 — MGRGKLEFGVRVWKFMVVSVKTSYRLVWNHPIFVGLVGFIIYLYRSFPFMFSILVTASPVLVCTAVLLGLLLSFGSPNIPEIDEKEKEKEEKISHKVSPLKTGATEGNYVVERDVDHGDFVVERHVGERRGIVENAYGKVSLADNEVTEVEEDDSSISYKMLVDERMGIDCDNGVIQGMSNDLLSQKREILPEMLGTEDVFSKREPVADGVRDRNLEVDHSKFAGAFSDVLKGDELESSLMSSWKHDVANEDDDDDKYLDSGSDGTENSSPDVSVTDIIPALDELHPLLGSEAPQPALLSVDCSDAVSERSHGSSNGSVDSYELENQREEEGKGSKTDNEDESKSAIKWTEDDQKNLIDLGTSELERNQRLETLIARRRAHKNMRSMNEKNLIDLDGANIPSHITAISTRQNPFELPYDPCEDLGLPPIPGSAPSISRPRNPFDLPCDSSQEKPDPEGVNFQEDFSGFNQRETVPQRESMFRRHESFHVGPSSFVVPRQELNWKPYFVPERLVTEGASFQRQSSEASESKMSSVPDTESVSSILDEDKQPNVSQETEPILNEDHSSVHDEQESQSSGEVESVNILLAENRDVHHDVVEIILGDGENQLGTESNLSGATPISLMEFNSSEIHSRTEMVTEDSSSSSSSSSSSSSSSSSETDEEISDVKEEGFASFEPRDHETEEFGFSMQPSFEESESHSTSRAVDDNQRREPVYDSSPPSLEKFLSFSSVPSNTLAEISKMVSPLMLVESTDEGLKRHGETTEPSTTTFQEMHAASSDLCSENERRATDMLENSINVVKSVDSPRVSSSSSDHNVVEYFSTDAGSSSSDEELGKDVGRLAIDKENTQLEQVHISSSSEGSFMPKEDQMHSSNSFASLDVDHHHYKSGELSSTGLTHEHTPSGDASSSTAAGSGHVSVAQVSQVHSSKANIREEHKKESKMDQAQSPSSDSGIDAGLNRGITAEEISSESSYQDVPYREGSSPESDKQLLWHDTDMDEHDKVKEDMKAKTNAVLPVLEARSAEDIYLSFKQLHEGVDIEEATVLSMIEKPPDHGGNKSKLPVFEARSLEDIHKAVRQLPESNPAEPPHSSGSKNESSKDTKTETNLVLPILEARSAEDIDLAFKQLHEGVDIEEVIVPSMIEKLTDHGDNKSKLPIVEARSLEDIHKAVRQLPESNPAEPPHSSGLRNESSTDMNTETNVVLPVLETRSAEDIDLAFKQLHEGVNVEEVIVPSMIEKLPDLGDNKSKLPVVEARSLEDLDKSIQQLAKPNPAYSSGSGSKNESSKDAKTETNVVLPVLEARSAEDIDLAFKQLHDGVDIEEVIVPSMIEKLPDHGDNKSKLRVVEARSLEDIDKAIQQLPKSNPAELPHSSVSRNEPSKDMKTETNVVLPVLEARSAEDIDLAFKQLHEGADVEEVIVPSMIVEPQDDTDNKSKLPVVEARSLKELHNAVQQGLESDPAKLPHSSGVNNAGGSRP; from the exons atgggGCGTGGAAAATTGGAATTTGGAGTTAGAGTTTGGAAATTTATGGTGGTATCAGTTAAAACAAGTTATAGATTGGTTTGGAATCATCCAATATTTGTTGGTTTGGttggttttattatatatttgtatagaTCTTTTCctttcatgttttcaattttgGTGACTGCATCTCCTGTTTTGGTTTGTACTGCTGTTTTGCTTGGTCTTCTTTTGAGTTTTGGGTCACCAAACATACCCGAAATagatgaaaaggaaaaagaaaaagaagagaaaattagtCATAAAGTTTCACCATTGAAAACTGGAGCTACAGAAGGAAATTATGTAGTTGAGAGAGATGTTGATCATGGTGATTTTGTTGTAGAAAGACATGTAGGTGAGAGGAGGGGTATAGTAGAGAATGCTTATGGGAAAGTTAGTTTGGCTGATAATGAGGTTACTGAAGTTGAGGAAGACGATAGTTCCATTTCTTATAAGATGTTAGTTGATGAGCGTATGGGTATTGATTGCGACAATGGAGTCATTCAGGGAATGTCGAATGATTTGTTGTCCCAGAAGAGGGAAATTCTGCCGGAGATGCTGGGGACTGAAGATGTATTTAGTAAGAGGGAGCCTGTGGCAGATGGGGTACGTGATAGGAATCTTGAAGTGGACCATAGTAAATTTGCAGGAGCTTTCAGTGATGTACTAAAGGGTGATGAATTGGAATCTTCTCTCATGTCATCTTGGAAACACGATGTGGCCAAcgaggatgatgatgatgataaataTTTGGATTCTGGTTCTGATGGCACTGAGAATTCCTCTCCTGATGTTTCGGTGACAGATATAATCCCGGCGCTTGATGAGTTGCATCCGCTTTTAGGCTCAGAAGCACCACAGCCTGCTCTATTATCAGTTGATTGTTCGGATGCTGTGTCAGAGAGGTCCCATGGTAGTAGTAATGGAAGTGTTGATTCATATGAGTTAGAGAACCAGAGGGAGGAAGAGGGAAAAGGATCAAAGACAGATAATGAGGATGAAAGTAAATCTGCAATTAAATGGACAGAGGATGATCAGAAGAATCTCATTGACTTGGGGACTTCAGAGCTTGAAAGAAACCAACGATTGGAGACTCTTATTGCAAGGAGAAGAGCACATAAAAACATGAGGTCAATGAATGAGAAAAATCTGATAGACTTAGATGGTGCTAATATTCCCTCACACATCACAGCGATTTCTACAAGACAAAACCCGTTTGAACTTCCTTATGATCCCTGTGAAGACCTAGGATTACCTCCCATTCCAGGGTCTGCCCCATCCATTTCACGGCCCAGAAACCCTTTTGATCTTCCTTGTGACTCAAGCCAGGAAAAACCTGATCCTGAAGGAGTCAATTTCCAAGAAGATTTTTCAGGTTTTAATCAAAGGGAAACTGTTCCCCAAAGAGAATCCATGTTTCGGAGACATGAAAGCTTCCATGTGGGACCATCATCTTTTGTCGTTCCAAGACAGGAGCTTAACTGGAAACCTTATTTTGTTCCAGAGCGGTTAGTAACAGAAGGAGCCTCATTCCAGAGGCAGTCAAGTGAAGCTAGTGAGTCGAAGATGAGTTCTGTTCCTGATACGGAATCAGTCAGTTCAATTCTGGATGAGGACAAGCAGCCAAATGTTTCTCAAGAAACTGAACCAATCTTGAATGAAGATCATTCTTCTGTCCATGATGAACAAGAAAGCCAATCATCTGGGGAAGTTGAGTCTGTTAATATTCTCCTAGCTGAGAATAGAGATGTTCATCATGATGTGGTTGAGATCATTTTGGGAGATGGAGAAAATCAGCTGGGAACGGAATCAAATTTGTCTGGAGCTACACCAATTTCTCTTATGGAATTCAATTCCAGTGAAATTCATTCTAGAACAGAGATGGTAACAGAGGATTCTAGCAGTAGCTCAAGttcgtcgtcgtcgtcgtcatcatcatcttcatcagaGACAGATGAAGAGATATCTGATGTCAAGGAAGAAGGTTTTGCAAGTTTTGAACCCAGAGATCATGAAACTGAAGAATTTGGCTTTTCTATGCAACCTTCATTTGAGGAATCAGAGTCCCATTCTACGAGTAGGGCTGTGGATGATAATCAACGTAGGGAGCCTGTTTATGATTCTAGTCCTCCATCGCTCGAGAAATTCCTCTCATTTTCGTCTGTCCCTTCCAACACACTAGCTGAGATATCTAAAATGGTTTCGCCCTTGATGCTGGTTGAGTCTACTGATGAGGGACTGAAAAGGCATGGCGAAACAACTGAGCCAAGTACTACTACTTTCCAAGAAATGCATGCAGCATCTTCGGATTTATGTAGTGAAAATGAACGAAGAGCAACAGATATGCTGGAGAAcagtataaatgttgttaaatctgTGGATTCACCACGGGTTTCTTCAAGTTCTTCTGATCATAATGTGGTTGAATATTTTTCGACAGATGCTGGGTCATCATCTTCAGATGAGGAATTGGGGAAGGATGTAGGTAGGCTTGCAATTGATAAGGAAAACACTCAGCTTGAGCAAGTTCATATCTCTAGTTCATCAGAGGGCAGTTTTATGCCTAAGGAAGACCAAATGCATTCATCAAACTCTTTTGCAAGTCTTGATGTTGATCACCACCATTATAAGAGTGGGGAGTTGTCTTCCACAGGTTTGACTCATGAGCATACGCCTTCCGGTGATGCAAGTTCGTCCACAGCAGCGGGATCAGGTCATGTATCGGTCGCTCAAGTTTCACAAGTTCATTCTTCAAAGGCTAACATCAGGGAGGAGCATAAAAAGGAATCTAAAATGGATCAAGCCCAATCACCAAGTTCTGACTCAGGAATTGATGCTGGTCTCAACCGTGGTATAACCGCGGAGGAAATTTCTTCAGAATCTAGTTATCAAGATGTGCCTTATAGAGAAGGTTCTTCACCAGAATCAGACAAACAGCTGTTGTGGCATGATACAGATATGGATGAACATGATAAGGTCAAG GAAGATATGAAGGCGAAGACTAATGCAGTGCTGCCAGTTCTTGAAGCAAGATCAGCAGAAGATATTTATTTGTCTTTTAAGCAACTTCATGAAGGAGTCGACATTGAGGAAGCAACTGTTCTGAGTATGATCGAGAAACCGCCAGATCATGGAGGTAACAAATCAAAATTACCTGTTTTCGAGGCAAGGTCTCTGGAGGATATACATAAAGCTGTTCGACAACTTCCGGAATCTAATCCAGCTGAGCCGCCACATTCTTCAGGCTCAAAGAATGAATCATCAAAAGATACGAAAACTGAGACTAATCTGGTGCTGCCTATTCTTGAAGCAAGATCAGCCGAAGATATTGATTTGGCTTTTAAGCAACTTCATGAAGGAGTCGACATTGAGGAAGTAATTGTTCCAAGTATGATCGAGAAACTGACAGATCATGGAGATAACAAATCAAAATTACCTATTGTTGAGGCAAGGTCTCTGGAGGATATACATAAAGCTGTTCGACAACTTCCGGAATCTAATCCAGCTGAGCCGCCACATTCTTCAGGCTTAAGGAATGAATCATCAACAGATATGAATACTGAGACTAATGTGGTGCTTCCAGTTCTTGAAACAAGGTCAGCAGAAGATATTGATTTGGCTTTTAAGCAACTTCATGAAGGAGTCAATGTTGAGGAAGTAATTGTTCCGAGTATGATTGAGAAACTGCCAGATCTTGGAGATAACAAATCAAAATTACCTGTTGTTGAGGCAAGATCTCTGGAGGATTTAGACAAATCTATTCAACAACTTGCGAAACCTAATCCAGCATATTCTTCAGGCTCAGGCTCAAAGAATGAATCATCAAAAGATGCGAAGACCGAGACTAATGTGGTGCTGCCAGTTCTTGAAGCAAGATCAGCCGAAGATATTGATTTGGCTTTTAAGCAACTTCATGACGGAGTGGACATTGAGGAAGTAATTGTTCCGAGTATGATTGAGAAACTGCCAGACCATGGAGATAACAAATCAAAATTACGTGTTGTCGAGGCAAGATCTCTGGAGGACATAGACAAAGCTATTCAACAACTTCCGAAATCTAATCCAGCTGAGCTGCCACATTCTTCAGTTTCAAGGAATGAACCATCAAAAGATATGAAGACTGAGACTAATGTGGTGCTGCCAGTTCTTGAAGCAAGATCAGCAGAAGATATTGATTTGGCTTTTAAGCAACTGCATGAAGGAGCTGATGTTGAGGAAGTAATTGTTCCAAGTATGATTGTGGAACCACAGGATGACACAGATAACAAATCAAAATTACCTGTTGTGGAGGCAAGATCTCTGAAGGAATTACATAATGCTGTCCAACAAGGCCTGGAATCTGATCCAGCTAAGCTGCCACATTCTTCAGGTGTAAACAATGCTGGTGGATCAAGACCTTGA
- the LOC105804362 gene encoding uncharacterized protein LOC105804362 isoform X1 yields the protein MSFEPHNLKPRRRGKKEKKRKMAEDTLYLQLHKLSSVEQILDQILTTLWKTRRSGLRPPDKSRFQSLLSLPSLPDLDPVLACLRLLIRKSVHENFNGDDLLKLFPPDLSLDLQSLLVLLLQKYQSQWKEELAKEQHPHSLPRTSVSCQIKANTPPSFTPLPSSDIPNSLWPRQDDPSTSTNLGDFGASPIIADAAGFRLAPLLMQQDAGPPDNLEVLPWLKSMTWTMENLNSAPANKAAIIHLKLQDYIKSPSGEREVKFQLTKDTLEALLRSLTYISEQLSTMTGTSSEPAQKKQKQ from the exons ATGTCGTTTGAACCTCATAACCTGAAGCCAAGACGACggggaaaaaaggaaaagaaaagaaaaatggcgGAAGACACGTTGTATCTTCAACTGCACAAGCTTTCATCTGTAGAGCAAATTCTTGACCAAATTTTAACAACACTATGGAAAACACGAAGGTCCGGTCTTCGCCCGCCCGACAAGTCTCGGTTTCAATCTCTCCTTTCGCTCCCTTCCCTTCCCGACCTCGACCCT GTATTGGCATGCCTTCGATTGCTTATCAGGAAATCTGTACATGAAAATTTCAATGGCGATGATCTTTTGAAGCTGTTTCCGCCTGATTTGTCACTTGATTTGCAAAGTCTTCTGGTTCTATTGTTGCAGAAATATCAGAGTCAATGGAAGGAAGAACTAGCAAAAGAACAG CATCCACATTCATTGCCAAGGACCAGTGTTTCCTGTCAGATAAAGGCAAACACACCACCATCTTTCACACCATTGCCATCTTCTGATATTCCAAATTCCTTGTGGCCTCGTCAAGATGATCCTAGTACCAGCACTAATCTTGGTGATTTTGGGGCTTCACCAATCATTGCTGATGCAGCTGGTTTTCGCCTGGCTCCCTTGCTAATGCAACAGGATGCTGGTCCTCCAGACAATCTG GAAGTTTTACCCTGGCTTAAGTCAATGACATGGACCATGGAGAATCTCAACTCAGCGCCAGCCAATAAAGCTGCTATTATCCATCTTAAG CTTCAAGATTATATCAAGTCTCCTTCAGGAGAGAGGGAAGTGAAATTTCAGCTGACTAAAGACACACTTGAAGCTCTGTTGAGATCATTGACTTACATCAGCGAACAACTTTCAACCATG ACTGGGACTTCCTCAGAGCCGGCACAGAAAAAGCAAAAGCAGTAG
- the LOC105804362 gene encoding uncharacterized protein LOC105804362 isoform X2: MSFEPHNLKPRRRGKKEKKRKMAEDTLYLQLHKLSSVEQILDQILTTLWKTRRSGLRPPDKSRFQSLLSLPSLPDLDPKYQSQWKEELAKEQHPHSLPRTSVSCQIKANTPPSFTPLPSSDIPNSLWPRQDDPSTSTNLGDFGASPIIADAAGFRLAPLLMQQDAGPPDNLEVLPWLKSMTWTMENLNSAPANKAAIIHLKLQDYIKSPSGEREVKFQLTKDTLEALLRSLTYISEQLSTMTGTSSEPAQKKQKQ; the protein is encoded by the exons ATGTCGTTTGAACCTCATAACCTGAAGCCAAGACGACggggaaaaaaggaaaagaaaagaaaaatggcgGAAGACACGTTGTATCTTCAACTGCACAAGCTTTCATCTGTAGAGCAAATTCTTGACCAAATTTTAACAACACTATGGAAAACACGAAGGTCCGGTCTTCGCCCGCCCGACAAGTCTCGGTTTCAATCTCTCCTTTCGCTCCCTTCCCTTCCCGACCTCGACCCT AAATATCAGAGTCAATGGAAGGAAGAACTAGCAAAAGAACAG CATCCACATTCATTGCCAAGGACCAGTGTTTCCTGTCAGATAAAGGCAAACACACCACCATCTTTCACACCATTGCCATCTTCTGATATTCCAAATTCCTTGTGGCCTCGTCAAGATGATCCTAGTACCAGCACTAATCTTGGTGATTTTGGGGCTTCACCAATCATTGCTGATGCAGCTGGTTTTCGCCTGGCTCCCTTGCTAATGCAACAGGATGCTGGTCCTCCAGACAATCTG GAAGTTTTACCCTGGCTTAAGTCAATGACATGGACCATGGAGAATCTCAACTCAGCGCCAGCCAATAAAGCTGCTATTATCCATCTTAAG CTTCAAGATTATATCAAGTCTCCTTCAGGAGAGAGGGAAGTGAAATTTCAGCTGACTAAAGACACACTTGAAGCTCTGTTGAGATCATTGACTTACATCAGCGAACAACTTTCAACCATG ACTGGGACTTCCTCAGAGCCGGCACAGAAAAAGCAAAAGCAGTAG